The segment TTGAATTATTTTACACaattatcttcttctttttttcaacaattaaatcaaccattttaattaaaaatattgaGTACAAAATGAGGTAGTTTaaaggtttaaagggaaggtacacatttggtaattgtcaaagaccagtcttctcacttggtgtatcccatcagaaccataaaataaaagcctgtgaaaatttgggctcaattggtcatccaagttgcgagaaaatgatgaaagaaaaaaaaaaccgttgttggacgaatttgtgtgctttcaggtaagATTAAAATACTTGTAGCTAGAagtgttattattttagtgagaaattacctctttctcaaaaactacgttacttcaaagggaatcgtttcccacaatgggctatactataaacagctctccaatgctcgttaccaagtcagattttaagttaatatttgttatgagtaatcaccaaacatgtaccttccctttaagacccGACTTGTCCACTGTTATTTTGTCCAGGTGGTATATGTTTCGGAAGCCAATGCTTGCTGTGACGGATGTTGACATCATCAAGCAGATTCTTGTGAAGGACTTCTCCAGCTTCGTTAACCGTAGGGTACGTTTGACACATTCAGGTCAACAGACTAATTCGGGTCAGAACTTGACGAAGTTCAGTTGACCATTGCCACAAGACCGGGAATCCAAAGATATAGGTCATATAATATGACGTGCAAATGTTTTCTGACGACTGTATGCCAGTTCTCGTTTTTGACTTTACACATTTAATTTGAAACTCTGAAACGTTTACATTTATTCTATTTAACTATTTGTTTGGACAGATAACTTTGTGCAATTGTATGAGACTTTGCTTCCGTTATAAGGTATGTTGATTGCATCTTTTCAGGAAGAAGGTCCACACGCCGGAATTATGGGCAAGGGTTTGCTATCGCTGCAAGATGAAGAGTGGAAGGAAGTGAGGACAGTCGTCACACCGGCATTTAGCGCCGTCAAAATGAGAACGGTATGTGGTACTGGCGGAGTTGGGAATAAAACGATCAACTTGTAAGGGTTTCGCTAGTTCAATGAGTGTGTTCTGAGCAGAGTCATTATCAAGTTACGTATGCCATTTAAAGGTATGTACTTTCTGCAGGGACAACAACATACagtgtctacagatttacacaaacaagtttgaagataattatattAGAAAGCTTCATTCattgttcagcgctttgatctgtgttaaaggcgctatataaatacctatataattataaagcttccctaaaaGTTGCTGGTGtaatgtagtttatgagaaatgcgtaaaacaatgtcatgaaaatacgtttttacaggctaaaataattttgtctcgTGATCACTGTGACGGAAATTATTTTTcagacattaaaggcactggaaatgttttggaaattgtcaaagaccagtattctcaattggggGTATTCCATGCATgcaataaccaacctgtgaaggTTTAGGCTgatcagttggtcgtcgaatttgaaAGAGAAATTGCAAAACTACacgttagagggagccgttaatCACAATaagttatactatcaacagctctcgttCGCTTGTTGCCAAGTAGGTTGTGTTACgataacaattactttgagtgaTTATCAATATGTAACCAGTGTCTTTTATAGTATAAACAAATGTGTAAGGATCGAAATTATTTTCAAAGTTTGAACAAGGAGATATTTACACAatgagccgtttgtcacaatgagttacactatcaacagctctcgttCGCTTTTTACCAAGTCGTTacgttaacaattattttgagtaattatcaatgtctttgatagtataaacaaacGCGTAAGGATCggaattgttttcaaagtttgaacaaggaaatatttacacaaaaaatataaaacatttgaaagagaATCTGatgtattttcattattttatttttgtatacttAATTAAGATACGCATTTTTCACACACAGATGTCCTTTATGATCAATGAATGTTGTGACACCATGCTGAATAATATCGACATGGCAGTGAAGGAAGGAAGTAACATCAACTGCAAAGAGTGAGTGATGGCCATAATAAACAACAAGTTGGGCCTATTTTGTttcaacaaaagtaaacaattaaTCCGAGATCTATCTAGTGAAATGTGTTGGTGGAACTTCGGCGTACGTACGTGACGTAGCCGAAAggtttcaagacactggacactattgtcaaagaccaatctttacagttggtgtatctcaacatgcataacattaacaaacctatgcaaatttgcgagataatagtgaaaacaaaaacacccttgtcacccttgtgtgctttcagatgcttgatttcaagacctcaatactaattctaaatctgtggtctcgaaatcaaattcgtggacaatttcTTCTCTCTCGAAAcctacatttcttcagagggagccgtttctcgcaatgttttaaactagcaacagctccccattactcgtttccaatgaaggttttatgctaataattattttgagtaattaccattagtgtctaCTGCCTATAAGATCACCGGATTTAAGGTTTGTCTGATTAtgcagagagtgggttcgagGGTCATGGTTATGTTGGACTCCGCTAGTAAGATACCTTTTAGGTAAACCACTAATTGTTTGTACTTCGTACGGGATAAAGAACCGTCGGTCCCGTGCATTGCGTGATGCAAATAACACTTTACGCTAAGAAAAATGGTTCGCCTTGTTGTTTCCTGTCAAAGGCTGTTGACTATAATAATTTAtctttctgaagaaaaaaaaacgaaacaaaaaaaacccagatgtatattatactcagcgccttgttTTGTAGATACGTGTGTCATTTAAGACTTcggtattactattattgttattctttCCACTGCAGTTTATACGGAGGTTTCACGATGGACACGGTAGCATGGTGTGGTTTCGGGCTGAAAATAGACACACAGGTCACCAAAGATCATGAGTTTGTTATCAACGCCAAGAAAGCATTCAAAGCAAATGAATCAATCGTAAATGCTATTATTGCAAGTAAGTATAGCAATATTCTCACTTTGGATTTTATCTACTACTATTGTATTGACCATTCGTTAGTTGTTTAATGTTCATACACTAAAAGAAGATTTGACTAGTGATGACATAATAATTGTCCCTATTAAAACGAAAATTAATGTTCTCGGAGGGTAGGCCATACAAACCAACTACGCCTACATACAGAACCTTGTTGTTGTATCAATCCATTATCTAAAGAGTTCAATTGTGGGGTCCATagctcaatttaattttatgtacACTTCTGGAAATCGTACTATTCAACACTAATGAACAACACTTTTGGACGTGTGTTTAATCCACATGAAAGTTTAGGTCCATACATTTTCGGAAcataatgtttgatttttttggggTCCACACTTGGTATTCAGCAATCACTTAGGGTTGCAATAACGTTGTGGGCATTCCGTCGTCGTATACACATAATGGAACATACATTTCACTAACAGAGGGCCTTTCGTCCCtaggattggacgtaaagccgttggtactatgtgttgtgtaacgcatgtaaaagaacccactgCACAAAAGAGAAaaggttcgccccggtgttctttgctgtggctgctgtatgcaccctgtaaacccttatcaagtgctaaataattgggtctcaaaactcatcactgcaataacctatctttctgaaagtttgtatatctcAGCGCCTTTGGGtgccttgtttggtagataagtgcgctatataagacttcagtgtcactaattattatttaaacaaaaattgtggatCCACAAGGTGTTAAAAGTCCGTACGTAATGAGAAAGTCTGTTGTCCTCGGGTGTACTCGTCGTATGTATAGTTAAAATATAAACATACTGGAACTTGCAGATGTTCTGTTTCATCTTGAATTGTAGACTGGTTCCCAGCGCTTAGACCAGTATTGAATTACTTCGATGCTGGATCAATTCCTAAAGAAGTTGTAAGGTTCTTTGAAACAGTGACGAGTGAATCATGCAAACTTCGTCAAGAGCAGGGAGGCGACGTGGACAACTCAAAGGTGAGACTTGATCAAGTAGCAGTAACGATTCAAAACCGGGttttctcaacaacaaaaagtgccGTTGGGTAATTTATACCGTTCTAGCGTAATATACATTAATTTCggctaattattgtttttttaaccgAATCTAAAATTGGAGCTGCTTGTCTCCCTGTCTATGTTTAATCTTTAGTTTGTGTATCTACCATAACAGTTGCTATTTCTTCAATCTTCGATTGCTGTctatcctgttttgttttgtatagacgatgtgacctatgtttacattcaaaccgccctctgttgacaaaaaccttgtatacgtcatgtttcgccgggcaaaaagacgcgtagtcatggtaagattccATACACTTTcaagctggctgccaaaacacaaaggttttgcccggcggtatgcgtgcgaatcatgttatggtttcccaagtgacgtcagaggtcataTCGTCTATTGTTTCAACGGGCACATCCatcacaagcctcggcttttagggTGATGCCTCCATGAGCAATGTATTAATAACTGTTATATTGATTGATAACATAATCAAAGTGAGTATTCATTTTGTAGCAGAGTTGTTTATAATCGTCTTCTTCACCGTGTCCTTCCTGTTCTAAacggtgtcccccccccctagtGGTCCGCACAAAGGATGGCAAAGTCGTTTGCAGCGGAAAGGTCATTGGCTGTGATAGGTGAATTGAGCTGTCGATAAAACACAGGAGATGGCTCATAGTCCAATTCTCCCTAATTTCGTAGGTGTCTTTAGTCGGTTCGCAATCCCCATTTGACCATTGTCTTTGTAGCACCTCCCGACTTGGGTGCGTATAGACGGCTTTGTAAGCTTTTCCAAGTAGTCCATTTGGAGTTAGCACCACCACACTGGACAGACGTTCCGCGGCTGGGTTGTTGGTCGCCGAGGTGTTCCTCTGCGTGGCTCCTTGGTGATTTCGCCAGCGTCGGGTTCTGGTTGTCACTGCAGTGTCTATAAATCTCAgttattggttgtttttttcactTTGCACATTTCAAAACTGATTTCAAATAATATGTAGTTGTCATTCATTCTCGTTGCAGAACATTGACATGTTACAATTGTTGCTAAATGCACACAACGAAGCTCCAGACCCAACAGATGACGTCGCTGGAAACGGATTTCacaaacacaagagggcgctaacaAACGTCGAAGTCACAGCCCAGGTAAGATCAAACAATATTGAGCTCTATCCAttctcaaacaaataaaaacaaaacaactaaatcAAAAATGCGAAGTGGTCTCAAATAATACTGAATCTAGATCCATGCATAATCATGACGTTATACGGCACTGTTTTGTACGTATTGTGCCCTGTATCCCTAACAAGATGCCTAATTATTCTCCCTGGAACAAGGAAGGCCGACTGGTGCTAAGGATCTCGATTCGGTACTTCATCAACTCGCATCTATAAAGACTGGTACCCCTGGTTTTTAACCGCAATGATAACGATGTGCGCTTGTTTTTACAGACACAATATTGTTACATTGAAAACAATGAGTCCCCATTTAATAAACGTGCAGAGACGCAAGCTTTCcaaatctgtgttttgattggtggTCGGAGGTAAATGTGGAGAGCTGCACTTTCGGTCGATGCATGCAGATTACACAGTGTCTGTGTGTGTGCAAGTGCCTGTACATTTATttagtgttattttatgttaaagTGTTCAAAGAATTTGACTGGAAATGCGAGGTCAAAATGTGCATAGCGAAGGATCCTGAAGTAGGTTAGAGGCAGTTTCCTGGCGTGATCCACGAGCCTCGAAGCGTGACGTAGGATGTTCAGGCTATTATATGTATTGTGCTTTACCAATAATGCCTAGATAATGgatggtatttttgttttcatctttcaGTCCATCATTTTCTTCTTAGCAGGGTACGAGACAACGAGTTCCTTGCTCGGCTTTGCCTCGTACCTTCTCGCCCTCAACCCAGACGTACAAGATACACTCTACGCTGAGATCCAAGATAAAGCCCCAAGCCGTGACGTCATAGGCTATGACGTAGTCAACAAGATGACGTACCTCGATATGGTAATATGTGAGTCCCTGCGAGTCTATCCACCCGCATCATTGTAAGTtcattaaagccactggacacttttagtaattgtcaaagaccagtcttctcacttgctgtatctcaacatatgtataaatcacaaacctgtgaacatgtggactcaattggtcaagttgcgagatgataatgaaaacaaaaaaaaacactattgtcacacaaagttgtgagctttcatcagatgcttgatttcgagacctcaaagtctaaatctgaggtctcaaaatcaaattcgtgggaaactgcttctttctcaaaaactacgttacttcatcagaggaaaccgtttctcacaatgttttgtacaatcaacagctctttattactcgttaccaagtaagttttatgttaaaaaaatattttgagtaattaccaaaatttaATGGATTAAGAAAGACCTAGGAGCGGTCTAATGTTGTATGTTCAACACCCGCTAATTCCAGTTCATAagaagggaatcaatgtgtggtgaagaggttttcaactaggtttaatcccaacgaggcctggcactttgattcccattcataaataccttttcggtcaaaaaacatcaacactttttggtcaaaaggtaaaataaatgcaaacaattataattgttcaatgatttatttcaacacaacaccactccagctatgaaataataaggccctcgggtaaacaactcccaAGGGAACGCTGctcgcgtcgcgcgtatcgcgtgatgtggcacaactgtttcagccgatGCTCTCGACGAGTAGGAGAacgaagaaactgtcttatataaccccaggtgcaagctcgcgtgtcacgcccatgtttcaacactttttactggtcataaacaaggGTTTATACAgacccacatgacgcgctctccaccaataggaatagcgaaactgtctaaggtatttatgaataagattTTAAGACTGTATGGGCTTCCAAGAAGCTCATAATAAGAGCAATTTTGATGTTGTTTCCTCGCCGGTGTGTTGAGTCTTccatttgttgtttgtttactcTATTTAATACTATGCATATATTTTGATCTCTTTTTAAAGATTCGCACGCATCTGTAACAAGACGTTTTCTTACAATGGCCTGACCATAGAGAAGGGAGTGACTGTGTTGATGAACGTTTGGGGTATCCATCGCGACGAGGAGTATTGGCCGGAGCCGGACAAGTTTGATCCGGAGAGGTACGTTTAGTTCGGCACCATAAGTATTTAATCTAAAGACTATTTTGCTATCGACACAAACTTGTCTAAAACTATCAAgcaatagacgatgtgacatctgacgtcactcgaaaaccataacgtGACTCGCGCGCATACctcctttaagttttttttcaacagagggcggtttgaatataaacataggtcacatcgtctatacaaatTAGTTTGGTGATGTGGTAAACAATAGGCTATTGGAGTTATATTGATGACCAATTTGATACCAATCGTAACGTTTCTTGCGGTTGTGGCTGGAAATTGACACTCAGGAACAAGTGCAGGTTCtgagcttaaagacactggacactattggtaactgtcaaagaccagtcttatcacttatgtgtatctcaactaagcataaaataacaaacctgtgaacatttttgccaaatcggtctttgaagttgcattcgtaatggtgaaagaaaaacgAATTGttacacgaagctgtgtgctgtCAGACGCTCCGTTTCGAGACctgaaaatctaattctgaggtctcgaaatcaaattcgaggaaattacttctttctcgaaagttacgttacttcaaagggagccgtttctcacaatatgttgtactatcaacctctccccattatactcgttaccaaataaggttttatgcaaacaattattgtgagtaattaccaatatagtgtacactgcctttaagtgttttcTGACCCAGAATCGCACAAGTTGATTACAAATGACCTGAACAATTTTAACGTGCAATGTGTGTCAACATTACCAAAAGTAATTTATGCCTACATCTTCTGATCAAATTGTGACAGGATCATTACGAACAACATAACGGCGGAAGCTCAAAAGAATGtccttgtttttaaaggcagtggacactattggtaattgctcaaaataattatcagcgtataacctcacttggtaacgggtattggggagaggttgatggtttaaaacattgtgagaaacggctccctctgaagtgacgttttcgagagaagtaatcttccacgaatttgatttcgagacctcaagtttagaatttgaggtcttgaaatcaagcatctgaacgcacacaacttcgtgtgaaaagggtgttttttttttctttcacaatatATCTAGAaaccgatgaccaatcgagctcaaattttcacaggtttgttatttaatgcatatgttgagacacaccaagtgagaagactggattttgacaactaccaatagtgtccattgtctttaaaaaattgcaTGGAATAACAGGTGCTACAAGATGTTTCATTTCAGCTTTGTGTATAAAGGTACTTATAACGAATCCGCTATACTTGTTCACTGTATCAGTTCATTTGAATTGTCTTGTACACAGATTCAGTCCAGAGAGAAAACCGTTAATCCAGGCTTGCACCTACGTGCCGTTCGGCTTTGGACCGCGTAACTGCATCGGTATGCGATTTGCCTTGTTGGAAGCCAAGATGGCACTGGTGCGTGTACTGCAGAAGTACCGCTTAGATGTGTGTCCGGAAACAAAGGTAGAGAGAGcagtaaataattataaaacctaACACGTTTAATACACTAAGTCCTAAACTGGGTGCCCCTCCAAAGGGCCGTCTGTGAAGGACTGTGTGCCAGAGCCACCATTGGTAGTTTaacatgttaaaggaacacgttgccttgaccggtcgagttggtctataaaaagcgttgaACTTTACCGTTTGTTATATGTTGCATaataatatggttggaaagttgttttaaaagtagaatacaatgatccacacaaatttgccacgtaattgcgtggttttccttttgatttgcgaactaacacggtcggccatgaatgtaatgggagtcaacaatttgactcccactaatagccgaccatgttagtcgacgaggtaaaaggaaaaccacgcattttcgagcCATAAAATGTGTGGTTCCGATAATTGtgttataatttaaaaaaatctttccaaccctaactaatttataacaaacggttacaaacgctatTCAAAGACAacctcgaccggtccaaggcaacgtgttcctttaagtgttcCCCACAACTACCATGTTGGTCAGACAACCATACTACCCATGCACCTACCAAAAGGTTGCGATGTGCAGGGTGAGTTTAGACGAGACACTGCACCGTGGTACAATCGTTAATTAACTGCGTGACTTGCAACTACATTGTGGGTTTGGATTCCGCTGGTTTCACTGTGACAAGAACTCGTAGTGCCGTCTAGTTACCGAATAACAGTTTCTTCAATTCAtcatcatagacgttaaaccagaTGTTTGTATGGAAGAGATTGGCTCTGATCATCTTGGCGTAtaccccttgtgggagtttgccaagttcccttgacgggaagatcatcttgACAAAtagaacaatcaaacaaacactcACTCAAACAAATAGACCCAACATACCCAAGAGTAGCAACCATATATGCAAACCCATTGACCAAAGAGTAACTCCGTGCAGTAACTTACAATAAGTAAGGACCTAATTCCACTAGAAGCATTCTGTCGCAACAGTCATCGACACGGCAGACGAGGACATGGTCACAACATGTAGCAATGGCCCATGTGGGCCCACACTGTTGATTGTCACCATACTTAACGGACTTACGTTGCCTTTTCTTGTAAATTTCAGATTCCACTGAATCTTAACCCGACTCCATTCTCAGCTCCTAAAGACGGCATCAAACTTCGAGCTATCGCTAGGAAATAAGTAGACCGAGCACCTCCAGCTATAAGTTTCAACAATAGTAGACCGCCCTCTCTTGTTGGCTTTGCAACAATAGTTGCGGTGTTTATTAAATCAAGTGAACAAACAATGAATGGTTCACATACGTATCGTGCAGCAGTTCCAGGTTGCTATAACTGCTACTGTTGAGTAAAATATATCCGTTGTAGTGTAATGATCTAAATTTGTATGCGCGAAGGttaaggtctcgaattcaaattcaaatattttaaaactacgttacttcagagagagagccgtttctcataatacTTTgcactaccaacagctccccattaattTATGcttgcaattattttgagtaatgaccaatggtgtccagtgcctttaagttatagCACTGCACCATGCTGATCTGCACAACTCGATCACACCATGCGGAAGGTGTTtagtcaaacaaattgaaacagaCAAAATGGCCTTAAAGATTGacttaatatttttattaaccAGAAAAGTTATTATAAACAACAATAGTTGACATAAACATTAACTTTACTGCGACTTGAAATAGTTATTAAATtgcttaataaataaaaaggtaaaaaagTGAAAGAGTGACAAAATGTACAAATGAATAGTCGTAGTTAAATTTTGCTATTTAATATTGAAGAGGATAATGACAATACGAAATTCAGACGTTACCAACAAGTTGAGTTTAAAGTTAGCATTGAGTTGACCTTTATCCGGTAAAGACACACCAAGAAACCCAGTTTCACAAAGCTGTCAAGCTGAGAAAGTTGATTATTCCAATAATGTCTGACA is part of the Asterias rubens chromosome 4, eAstRub1.3, whole genome shotgun sequence genome and harbors:
- the LOC117289099 gene encoding cytochrome P450 3A13-like; the protein is MDILRGIEQSSVTTKLLIAVVVLYLVYDWWCHQYFQRRGIRVGSYLPIIGSLHQIRKGFGYRFPQYREKYGRVFGWYMFRKPMLAVTDVDIIKQILVKDFSSFVNRREEGPHAGIMGKGLLSLQDEEWKEVRTVVTPAFSAVKMRTMSFMINECCDTMLNNIDMAVKEGSNINCKDLYGGFTMDTVAWCGFGLKIDTQVTKDHEFVINAKKAFKANESIVNAIIANWFPALRPVLNYFDAGSIPKEVVRFFETVTSESCKLRQEQGGDVDNSKNIDMLQLLLNAHNEAPDPTDDVAGNGFHKHKRALTNVEVTAQSIIFFLAGYETTSSLLGFASYLLALNPDVQDTLYAEIQDKAPSRDVIGYDVVNKMTYLDMVICESLRVYPPASLFARICNKTFSYNGLTIEKGVTVLMNVWGIHRDEEYWPEPDKFDPERFSPERKPLIQACTYVPFGFGPRNCIGMRFALLEAKMALVRVLQKYRLDVCPETKIPLNLNPTPFSAPKDGIKLRAIARK